In one Buteo buteo chromosome 10, bButBut1.hap1.1, whole genome shotgun sequence genomic region, the following are encoded:
- the RGS21 gene encoding regulator of G-protein signaling 21 has protein sequence MPVKCCFHRSHAGETMAWSESVDTLLANKDGLAAFRTFLKSEFSEENVEFWLACEDFKKTKSSTKITSKAQKIYSDFIQADAPKEINIDFHTKTHISQNISEPTLSCFDDAQRSIYSLMAKDSFPRFLRSEMYKELVKKQQHGNQKRWLPFL, from the exons ATGCCAGTGAA ATGTTGTTTCCACAGGTCACACGCTGGGGAAACAATGGCCTGGTCTGAGTCTGTGGATACACTACTAGCTAATAAAG ATGGTTTGGCAGCTTTTAGGACATTTTTGAAGTCAGAGTTCAGTGAGGAGAATGTGGAGTTCTGGCTGGCCTGCGAGGATTTCAAGAAAACCAAATCCTCCACTAAGATCACCTCAAAAGCCCAAAAGATTTATTCTGACTTTATACAAGCCGAcgctccaaaggag ATTAATATTGACTTCCATACCAAAACCCACATCTCTCAGAATATCTCCGAGCCCACCCTCAGCTGCTTTGATGATGCTCAGAGGTCAATCTACAGTCTCATGGCAAAGGACTCTTTTCCCAGGTTTCTAAGGTCAGAAATGTACAAGGAACTAGTAAAGAAGCAACAGCACGGAAATCAGAAGAGATGGCTCCCATTTTTGTGA